The Podarcis muralis chromosome 10, rPodMur119.hap1.1, whole genome shotgun sequence genome includes a region encoding these proteins:
- the UCMA gene encoding upper zone of growth plate and cartilage matrix-associated protein translates to MKWKQVLFRSCLMALVLLIVLEEGHAVAVESKKAAAGELSKESVKKRVFMKESDASNFFKKRGKRSTKTRDELNAETRQMLAADEQRREYYEEQRNEFENFVEEERDEQDERSREQIEQWRQYHYDGLYPPYLYNRHIV, encoded by the exons ATGAAGTGGAAGCAAGTGCTTTTCCGTTCCTGCCTCATGGCTTTAGTGCTTCTGATTG TTCTTGAAGAAGGTCATGCCGTGGCTGTGGAGTCcaagaaagcagcagctggagaactCAGCAAGGAAA GTGTTAAAAAGAGAGTCTTCATGAAGGAATCAGATGCCTCTAACTTTTTCAAGAAAAGAGGGAAAAGATCTACCAAGACCAGAGACGAGCTCAATG CCGAGACCCGCCAGATGCTGGCTGCTGACGAACAAAGGAGGGAATACTATGAGGAGCAGAGGAACGAGTTTGAGAACTTTGTTGAGGAAGAGCGTGATG AGCAGGATGAGAGAAGCCGAGAGCAGATTGAGCAATGGCGCCAGTACCATTATGACGGTCTCTACCCACCGTACCTATATAACCGGCACATTGTCTAG